From Coffea arabica cultivar ET-39 chromosome 10e, Coffea Arabica ET-39 HiFi, whole genome shotgun sequence, one genomic window encodes:
- the LOC113712734 gene encoding uncharacterized protein, which yields MGEIEEEAAPANADESSPLLSDPKSPHRIRSVRTKVPEVEVHLYKLGKGPIDVFKSSLSGWDQDQLEVRDILDKYGFKSVYAFTPGSGRGAPIRFNPRNGRSLLSYKDGSVVYLDGQPKDSLVKPVTKIVSGVAFITVLIVFAIKEAPPDWARKLNLSGGRIPPWILACAVIVFTRMRKRTRDFLEKRGR from the exons ATGGGAGAAATCGAAGAGGAAGCCGCACCAGCAAACGCCGACGAGTCATCACCGTTATTATCGGACCCGAAGTCTCCCCATAGGATCCGGTCGGTTAGAACGAAGGTGCCCGAGGTCGAGGTCCACCTCTATAAGCTTGGTAAAGGCCCCATCGACGTCTTCAAGTCCAGCCTCAGTGGGTGGGACCAAGACCAGTTGGAGGTCCGCGATATTCTGGACAAATATGGGTTCAAATCCGTCTATGCTTTCACTCCTGGGTCAGGTCGCGGAGCCCCGATCCGATTTAATCCCAGAAATGGCAGATCTTTGCTTTCTTACAAAGATGGCTCCGTTGTTTACCTCGATGGACAACCCAAG GACTCTTTGGTCAAACCAGTTACGAAAATAGTGTCCGGGGTTGCATTTATAACCGTTTTGATAGTATTTGCTATCAAGGAGGCCCCGCCAGATTGGGCAAGGAAGTTGAACCTCTCAGGTGGTCGTATTCCCCCATGGATCCTTGCTTGCGCGGTTATTGTGTTCACCCGCATGAGGAAGAGAACTAGGGATTTTCTGGAAAAACGTGGCAGATGA